The Toxoplasma gondii ME49 chromosome XII, whole genome shotgun sequence genome includes a region encoding these proteins:
- a CDS encoding hypothetical protein (encoded by transcript TGME49_251460) translates to MDVSGDRHLLSPLCQAESPPATSLNAFPLIDGFTGEVYSIDLRHPLLASSRRSPRTSSGPEASDACPAWAALQLFLTRHVIPALPSSAVCAAHVQSFGKPREDRAATSSSPLACSPPSLPGATDRPEGEALANPLSSPLHTSASSLSARQGSCLSSDGRGRGGENEQEEVRFSEGSVLLLLEQTSTSLEYEVDRRREGSPASLLLQPGEPGPIFSFRLDFLFAPLNSGSTGPSEALREETAARSASGNSFSVSASSAVPWACKRGHRPESLAARACPAPFDSVHLHTYQPLRVDEASADCAASTCGFRFPFPLPYASSSLDKRLSSAEQRAVQTASALCTDSGLQPFASSVRTAAQLLAAGRARALAAAALLRRLPLQRRAARVVQGNLERHLHLAARWLGALSARLEEERRLQQPLFDGLPALFSLFASCALPPSFQRGPCREGDGCKAAEAGDAAVAGAGLGDSPPRCFATLADALDLATLEKHVRRVAAQRDRVYIHLEEVERRCGEACEAALAAGRRAVAVADAGGALEEEALRVEAAGQEAASLFRKVLEALPPPPIAYSQYSPEQLRERQRRQAVALQELRRVAEEQAASEERVARLWARRGAEYLSALRRAFEGKMEVKRNHDVGRLVSDAAQRVAISTLQLGRLYAVPRACALAVQEARRRRRFRWTYTAAARAAQAQLDRARRGEEAARLRFLESCGHALPASLFAPLRHCAVPPVFVQGPAEFDEQLIGLSSLDFASFLPGGMGPRSETASTETAGADRREKREKREADATPGSQRGVDAGPGAASPERDRRRGEKGMLSSNGERGEAPEEEGPPEEDGPPAHRRGFSPLAETQEEEFEQKLMRAAMSDASAAARLAAERLHATLLSRGGATAEKQYMDAEASELGALTCWLSAEDTGAGGVRGEGEASGERAEKLELACSSVAQERRAGQTDENNEGVGEATRRLQKQPRAAEAAGTSGAQEQENPGDQLSSQRGVRKHTQGVEERLWSSATAEEASAEAKRHEKGGRKEIVSNAFKDEGASDRSCAFTLSPDLEMFSRTAATPRVSVQTPGSSLGFSRGEVGGKLAERRGDNEERRDGGERQTEILGDETLSASRCSGGLKENSVSPRCAPFRANVDEISTCNTAAAPGGGTTSCPSSASSSISSSSASPSFLPSSPISSSSSFSSSSASSSCSPDLLSSSSFSCASGSPPSSSFSTSASSSSSLSSSSAGDSSSLLSSEASSPLCLSCTGRAESVRRETGDQRHIQEEGEIAGKKRDREKLATAEKGEEERKKSDGEKLATAEKGEEERKKFDGEKQETTEKEEERKKSVGEKQETAEKEEERRKSDGEKQETTEKEEEERKKFDGEKQETTEKEEERRKKSDGEKQETTEKEEDERRKPDGEKQETTEKEEEERRKSDGEKQVTTEKEEDERRKPDGEKQETTEKEEEERRKSDGEKQVTTEKEEDERRKSDGEKQETTEKEDERKISDGEKQETE, encoded by the coding sequence ATGGATGTCTCTGGAGACAGGcacctcctctctcccctttgcCAGGCTGAGTCTCCTCCGGCGACTTCTCTGAACGCCTTTCCTCTCATTGACGGATTCACGGGAGAGGTTTACTCGATCGACCTTCGTCAcccgcttctcgcctcttctcgccggTCTCCTCGAACCTCCTCCGGACCTGAGGCCTCCGACGCCTGTCCTGCCTGGGCTGCGCTTCAGCTCTTCCTGACTCGTCACGTCATCCCTGCGCTCCCGTCTTCGGCTGTTTGTGCTGCTCACGTGCAGTCCTTCGGCAAACCTAGAGAAGACCGCGCGGCGACAtcctcgtctcccctcgctTGTTCGCCTCCCAGCTTGCCGGGCGCCACAGACCGACCCGAGGGAGAAGCGCTGGCAaatcctctctcttcccctctgcaCACCTCTgcttcgagtctctctgcccGTCAAGgatcttgtctttcttcagacgggagaggaagaggaggagagaacgaacaagaggaagTTCGCTTTTCAGAGGGCAGCGTCCTGTTGCTGCTGGAGCAGACTTCGACGTCTCTGGAGTACGAAGTTGACAGACGCCGTGAAGGCTCcccagcttctcttctgctccagCCTGGGGAGCCCGGTCCGATCTTCAGTTTCCGTCTCgatttcctcttcgctcctctGAACAGCGGGTCAACTGGACCCTCAGAGGCgctcagagaagaaactgctGCGCGTAGCGCATCTGGGAACTCCTTTTCAGTTTCTGCGTCCTCCGCAGTTCCCTGGGCATGCAAGAGAGGACACCGGCCGGAGTCTCTGGCGGCGCGGGCCTGCCCGGCGCCCTTCGACTCCGTTCACCTCCACACCTACCAGCCGTTGCGTGTTGACGAGGCCTCTGCCGACTGCGCTGCCTCGACCTGTGGCTTTCGCttcccctttcctcttccgtatgcgtcttcttctctcgacaaaCGCCTGTCGAGCGCGGAGCAGCGCGCAGTTCAAACCGCCTCGGCACTCTGCACCGACAGCGGCCTCCAGCCCTTTGCATCGAGTGTACGGACAGCTGCGCAGCTGCTGGCTGCGGGGCGCGCGAGGGCGCTGGCGGCCGCTGCGCTGCTGAGGCGCCTgccgctgcagaggcgagcCGCGCGCGTGGTCCAGGGGAACCTGGAGAGACACTTGCACTTGGCGGCTCGGTGGCTGGGGGCTCTCAGCGCCCGACTGGAAGAGGAGCGCCGCCTCCAACAGCCGCTCTTCGACGGCCTTCCtgccctcttctcgctcttcgcctcctgtgCACTGCCCCCGAGTTTCCAGCGTGGACCCtgtcgagaaggagacgggtGCAAGGCCGCAGAGGCGGGTGACGCCGCAGTCGCAGGCGCCGGACTTGGGGACTCCCCGCCTCGGTGCTTTGCGACGCTGGCCGACGCGCTCGACCTGGCGACGCTTGAGAAGCATGTGCGTCGCGTGGCGGCGCAGCGGGACcgggtgtacatccacctGGAGGAGGTCGAGCGTCGATGTGGGGAGGCCTGCGAGGCGGCCTTGGCGGCGGGGCGGCGCGCAGTGGCTGTGGCGGATGCTGGCGGGGCgctggaggaggaggcgctCCGCGTCGAGGCTGCAGGCCAGGAAGCAGCATCCCTTTTCCGCAAGGTTCTCGAGGCGCTTCCGCCTCCACCGATTGCGTACTCGCAGTACTCGCCTGAGCAGCTGCGCGAGCGGCAGCGGCGCCAGGCTGTCGCCCTGCAGGAGTTGCGGCGAGTTGCCGAGGAGCAAGccgcgagcgaagagcgCGTGGCGCGTCTGTGGGCGCGGAGGGGTGCAGAGTACCTCTCTGCGCTCCGACGCGCGTTCGAAGGCAAGATGGAAGTGAAACGCAACCACGACGTAGGACGCCTCGTCAGCGACGCCGCCCAGCGCGTCGCCATCTCCACGCTCCAACTCGGCCGACTCTACGCCGTCCCGCGCGCTTGCGCCCTCGCGGTCCAGGAAGCgcggcgccgccgccgcttcAGGTGGACGTACACCGCAGCGGCCCGGGCCGCGCAGGCGCAGCTGGACCGTGCTCGGcgcggcgaggaggcggcgcggctgcGCTTCCTCGAATCGTGTGGGCATGCGCTTCCcgcgtcgctcttcgcgCCTCTGAGGCACTGCGCCGTCCCGCCAGTCTTCGTGCAGGGACCGGCGGAGTTTGACGAGCAGCTCATCGGGCTGTCGAGTCTCGATttcgcttcgtttctgccgGGAGGAATGGGGCCGCGAAGTGAGACGGcttcgacggagacagcaggcgcagacaggagagagaagagagagaagagagaggcggacgCGACGCCGGGGAGCCAGCGTGGGGTCGACGCCGGTCCAGGGGCCGCCTCACCCGAACGCGATCGACGAAGGGGGGAGAAAGGGATGTTGTCATCGAAcggggaaagaggagaagctcccgaggaagaaggacctCCTGAGGAAGACGGACCTCCTGCGCATCGTCGGGGGTTCAGTCCACtcgcggagacgcaggaagaagaattCGAGCAGAAACTGATGCGCGCTGCGATGTCCGACGCCTCGGCAGCAGCAAGACTGGCAGCTGAgaggctgcatgcaacgcttTTGAGCAGGGGAGGCGCGACGGCGGAAAAACAGTACATGGACGCCGAGGCCTCAGAACTGGGCGCGCTGACTTGCTGGCTATCCGCGGAGGACACAGGAGCTGGCGGAGTCAggggcgaaggcgaggcttCCGGAGAGCGCGCCGAAAAACTGGAGCTTGCCTGCTCTTCGGTTGCGCAGGAAAGGCGGGCAggacagacagacgagaacAACGAAGGAGTAGGCGAGGCAACCCGGCGCCTGCAAAAACAGCCCcgagctgcagaggcggcaggaACGTCCGGCGCGCAGGAACAGGAGAATCCCGGCGACCAGCTGTCCTCGCAACGGGGTGTACGTAAACACACCCAAGGAGTAGAGGAGCGGCTGTGGAGCAGCGCCACAGCAGAGGAGGCGAGTGCAGAGGCGAAACGCCATGAAAAGGGAGGCCGCAAGGAAATTGTGTCAAACGCTTTCAAGGATGAGGGTGCGTCTGATCGGAGCTGCGCCTTTACGCTTTCTCCAGACTTAGAGATGTTCTCGCGAACGGCAGCCACGCcgcgggtgtctgtacagacacctggaTCAAGTCTTGGGTTTTCACGCGGTGAGGTCGGCGGCAAGCTCGCGGAGAGGAggggagacaacgaagaaaggcgagacggaggagaaagacaaacagAAATCTTGGGAGATGAGACGCTGTCCGCATCCCGTTGCAGTGGAGGACTTAAGGAGAACTCTGTGTCACCTCGCTGCGCTCCTTTCCGCGCTAACGTTGATGAAATATCGACTTGCAACACAGCCGCGGCACCGGGAGGTGGAACGACTTCCTGTCCTTCATCCGCATCTTCTtccatttcttcctcttctgcttctccgtctttcctcccctcttctcccatttcgtcttcctcttctttctcctcgtcgtcagcttcttcctcttgctctcccgatttgctttcctcttcttcgttttcctgcgCTTCTggctctcctccgtcttcctcgttttcaacgtctgcttcctcgtcctcttcgctctcttcctcctctgctggtgattcttcttcgttgcttTCTTCGGAGGCGTCCTCGCCTTTGTGTCTTTCCTGCACaggcagagcagagagcgtgaggagagaaacgggagacCAGAGACACAtccaggaagaaggggaaattgcaggaaagaagagagacagagagaaactggcgacagcagaaaaaggagaggaagagaggaagaagtccgatggagagaaactggcgacagcagaaaaaggagaggaagagaggaagaagttcgatggagaaaagcaggagacaacagagaaagaagaagagaggaagaaatccgttggagagaagcaggagacagcagaaaaagaagaagagaggaggaagtccgatggagagaagcaggagacaacagagaaagaagaagaagagaggaagaaattcgatggagagaagcaggagacaacagagaaagaagaagagaggaggaagaaatccgatggagagaagcaggagacaacagagaaagaagaagacgagaggaggaagcccgatggagagaagcaggagacaacagagaaagaagaagaagagaggaggaagtccgatggagagaagcaggtgacaacagagaaagaagaagacgagaggaggaagcccgatggagagaagcaggagacaacagagaaagaagaagaagagaggaggaagtccgatggagagaagcaggtgacaacagagaaagaagaagacgagaggaggaagtccgatggagagaagcaggagacaacagagaaagaagacgagaggaagatctccgatggagagaagcaggagacagagtag
- a CDS encoding hypothetical protein (encoded by transcript TGME49_251470~Predicted trans-membrane domain (TMHMM2.0):6-29:43-66) codes for MHVYVESWLWSWSETRVSPASSLGFCSEENEGFLRLHHGPRNDLDRYFRVRRSRRAALWSASLHSSQTGEHSKHFQKRNDWAHVHPRHDSDSVPLAVLGLCVRLATAPLDLSGKTEGRGNLQSGRGNSVGAQAGEPHATTKSPRRAANAKTETSDISQAAVQKQNSRKRAADAKTALLLSGDMQHSLRGERHTEAWQKTGCIDS; via the exons atgcatgtgtatgtagaGTCGTGGTTGTGGTCTTGGTCGGAGACGCGCGTTTCACCAGCTTCGTCGCTTGGTTTCTGTtcagaggagaacgaaggctTTTTGCGTTTACACCATGGCCCTCGGAACGATCTGGATCGGTACTTTCGCGTTCGCCGGAGTCGGCGTGCTGCTCTGTGGTCTGCTTCCCTTCATTCTTCTCAGACCGGAGAACACTCGAAACATTTCCAAAAGAGAAATGATTGG gCTCATGTTCACCCTCGTCACGACAGCGATAGTGTGCCTCTGGCTGTT CTGGGTCTGTGCGTACGTCTCGCAACTGCACCCCTTGATTTATCCGGAAAGACCGAAGGAAGAGGGAACCTACAGTCTGGACGAGGGAACTCTGTAGGCGCGCAGGCTGGGGAGCCACACGCGACGACGAAGTCGCCGAGACGCGCCGCCAacgcgaagacagaaaccTCGGATATCTCACAGGCGGCGGTGCAGAAACAAAACTCCAGAAAACGTGCAGCAGACGCAAAGACTGCGCTTCTCTTGAGCGGCGACATGCAGCACAGTCTCCGgggggagagacacaccGAGGCATGGCAGAAAACGGGCTGTATAGACAGCTGA